In Bacteriovorax stolpii, a single genomic region encodes these proteins:
- a CDS encoding B12-binding domain-containing radical SAM protein, with product MLSQHKVLVVTGGFLSGKEGSFFEVLKRQILQWQFSKFSWLEAMVKVTSVEPIVYVQSSVKKTKDQRVLDFFKFNDLNSTPELTETLIATLLKQESMDFEVASVNDLFSNRKLRERLLKECDCVFISTTLLRDLSEMFPILNLLKTPKNHLVVGGPLTQLLKENIKYMDNVEVVAIGHGEYLVPTLCEWIKTDFKELKPHPTASGSKIENLNNIQVLYSGHPESSNLDMFPAADWKLAETYHQKKFPVIHYESVRGCPYRCSFCNYPFLFNENSFRYRSAQKIANDWETYEKSMGPKIINCLDSLFTMPRKRLFELCEEIQKRGLKSRWVCYARAEDLADEEVCKAMKAANILQVQIGLESGSPQILDNMKKHCTLEENIKAVENCRKYGITSVVSLIVGFPGETESTIEETYELIKKTKPDFFFVATFSTRAAGVPILSVENRKKFGIWIDENVFSVSPYWEHATMSASEVGKNVRKLQLRLMREKHSLNAFAFYSGMLGYKPENREALLDFQAASVERFQTLPKFFKLAVSFIEKRIQRDINKLKVTTTATTDKQLA from the coding sequence TTGCTGTCACAACATAAAGTATTGGTGGTTACTGGAGGCTTTCTTTCGGGAAAAGAGGGGAGCTTTTTTGAAGTCTTAAAAAGACAGATTCTCCAGTGGCAATTCTCGAAGTTCTCATGGCTTGAGGCCATGGTGAAGGTGACTTCTGTTGAACCAATTGTTTATGTGCAAAGTTCGGTAAAAAAAACAAAAGACCAAAGAGTCCTGGATTTTTTTAAGTTTAATGATTTAAATTCGACACCAGAACTCACTGAAACACTGATCGCGACTCTTTTAAAACAAGAGTCGATGGATTTTGAAGTGGCTTCAGTCAACGATCTTTTCTCCAATAGAAAACTTCGCGAAAGACTTTTAAAAGAGTGCGACTGCGTTTTTATTTCAACGACACTTCTGCGCGATTTAAGTGAGATGTTTCCCATTCTCAATTTACTCAAGACTCCGAAAAATCACCTGGTCGTCGGAGGACCTCTAACTCAGCTTTTAAAAGAAAATATCAAATACATGGATAATGTCGAAGTGGTTGCTATCGGCCATGGAGAGTATTTGGTTCCCACGCTTTGCGAGTGGATTAAAACTGATTTTAAAGAATTAAAACCTCATCCAACTGCGAGTGGAAGTAAAATAGAGAACCTTAACAATATTCAGGTTCTCTACAGCGGGCATCCGGAATCAAGTAACCTGGATATGTTCCCTGCCGCTGACTGGAAACTTGCTGAGACTTATCACCAAAAAAAATTTCCGGTGATTCACTATGAAAGTGTGCGTGGATGTCCGTATAGATGTTCATTTTGTAATTACCCATTTCTTTTTAATGAAAATAGTTTCCGCTATCGCTCGGCCCAAAAAATCGCCAATGACTGGGAGACTTATGAAAAGAGTATGGGGCCAAAGATTATCAATTGCCTCGATTCACTTTTTACTATGCCAAGAAAAAGACTCTTTGAACTTTGCGAAGAGATTCAAAAACGTGGTTTAAAAAGCCGTTGGGTTTGTTATGCCCGAGCTGAAGACTTGGCGGATGAAGAAGTTTGCAAAGCAATGAAGGCAGCCAATATTCTTCAAGTGCAGATTGGTTTAGAGTCGGGGAGTCCTCAGATTTTAGACAATATGAAAAAACACTGTACGTTGGAAGAGAATATTAAAGCGGTAGAGAACTGCCGCAAGTACGGTATCACTTCTGTTGTATCTCTGATTGTTGGGTTTCCAGGAGAAACAGAAAGCACAATTGAAGAGACATACGAATTGATCAAAAAGACAAAACCAGACTTTTTCTTTGTTGCAACTTTTAGTACCCGTGCTGCCGGAGTTCCAATTCTTTCAGTAGAAAATAGAAAGAAGTTTGGTATCTGGATTGATGAAAATGTTTTTTCTGTTTCGCCTTACTGGGAGCATGCAACCATGAGTGCCAGCGAAGTAGGAAAGAACGTAAGGAAGCTCCAGTTGAGATTAATGAGAGAAAAACATTCGCTTAATGCTTTTGCCTTTTATTCAGGGATGCTGGGGTATAAACCAGAAAATCGTGAAGCTCTGTTAGATTTCCAGGCGGCATCAGTAGAGCGTTTTCAAACGCTTCCAAAGTTCTTTAAATTGGCCGTGAGTTTTATTGAAAAGAGAATCCAAAGAGACATCAATAAACTTAAAGTCACTACAACAGCGACTACTGATAAGCAGCTTGCTTAG
- the mazG gene encoding nucleoside triphosphate pyrophosphohydrolase, whose amino-acid sequence MNKSNFEKLKDVIADLRHPTEGCPWDLKQTHESLLKYLLEESYEFVEAVEEKDPKKMEEEIGDVLMQVLLHAQMGSEKGLFDIESVSARLSEKLIRRHPHVFEKKDTSISADQVLINWEKIKAEEKLREEGEKNHHRIKSSVLNAPPLMSAVKIGKKTNDIKFDWDDYTQVAYKVEEEWQELKEELTPHRELNRAAVFEELGDLLFSVAQLARHLDMDPHDALRNANKKFLRRFHAMEDLMEAKGVKLENMNQEQMDVYWNQAKVNEKAKK is encoded by the coding sequence ATGAATAAAAGCAATTTTGAGAAACTAAAAGATGTCATCGCCGACCTACGCCATCCGACTGAAGGATGCCCTTGGGATTTAAAACAAACACATGAATCTCTCCTGAAATATCTTCTGGAAGAATCGTATGAATTTGTTGAAGCGGTTGAAGAAAAAGACCCAAAAAAAATGGAAGAAGAAATTGGCGACGTTCTTATGCAAGTGTTGCTTCACGCTCAGATGGGCTCTGAAAAAGGACTCTTTGATATTGAATCGGTTTCGGCCCGCTTAAGTGAAAAACTTATCCGCCGCCACCCCCACGTTTTTGAAAAGAAAGACACTTCCATTTCTGCTGACCAGGTTTTAATCAATTGGGAAAAAATCAAAGCGGAAGAAAAACTGCGCGAAGAAGGTGAAAAAAATCACCATCGTATTAAGTCTTCTGTTTTAAATGCTCCTCCCCTAATGTCAGCTGTAAAAATCGGTAAAAAAACAAACGATATTAAATTTGACTGGGACGACTACACTCAAGTGGCCTACAAAGTTGAAGAAGAATGGCAGGAATTAAAAGAAGAGCTAACTCCACACCGCGAACTGAACCGAGCAGCTGTGTTTGAAGAGTTAGGAGACCTTCTTTTCTCAGTGGCCCAACTGGCAAGACACCTGGATATGGACCCACACGATGCTCTTCGTAATGCCAATAAAAAATTCCTTCGTCGCTTTCACGCAATGGAAGATTTAATGGAAGCAAAAGGTGTTAAACTTGAGAATATGAACCAGGAACAAATGGACGTTTACTGGAACCAAGCTAAGGTTAATGAAAAAGCTAAAAAGTAA
- a CDS encoding fatty acid desaturase family protein, translating to MKKTLMYNNKNISIPANLNIFLAVGSIALLMFLLYTCAHTDNWWLKIACVMLFAYTGNTTFSLLHEAVHSNFHYNRKINYIFGNITAAMFPTAYSFQKRCHLNHHRNNRTQYELFEMYDDRDNKLVKNITLYGVLTGVYWAVPFIGSIWLLVNPNSLLSSRFSGKDNYEVGRMGGASMLRSFENLSGREITRMRMEVLFTLAVQIGMFFLLGLDLTTYFMCYFAFGFTWSALQYADHAYSVRDIRNGAWNLKVHPITKAFFLNYHDHLAHHQHPNVPWIHLPKFVDPNVEKPAFLAIYLKMWKGLVKLDQNEPAPIDAELDNLIERENFTN from the coding sequence ATGAAAAAGACGTTAATGTACAATAACAAAAATATTTCCATTCCAGCGAATTTGAATATTTTTTTAGCTGTTGGCTCAATTGCATTATTGATGTTCCTTCTCTACACCTGTGCCCACACGGATAACTGGTGGCTTAAGATCGCATGTGTGATGCTTTTTGCTTATACAGGCAATACGACTTTCTCTCTTCTTCATGAAGCAGTTCACTCAAATTTTCACTACAATCGTAAAATCAATTACATCTTTGGAAATATTACGGCGGCCATGTTTCCGACGGCCTACTCTTTCCAGAAGAGATGTCACTTAAATCACCACCGCAATAACCGTACTCAATACGAACTTTTTGAAATGTACGATGACCGAGATAATAAACTGGTTAAAAACATCACTCTTTACGGTGTCTTAACTGGAGTTTACTGGGCCGTCCCTTTTATTGGTTCAATCTGGCTATTAGTAAACCCAAACAGTCTACTTTCTTCTCGTTTTTCTGGAAAAGATAACTATGAAGTCGGAAGAATGGGCGGAGCGAGTATGCTTCGCAGTTTTGAAAACCTTTCAGGCAGAGAAATCACTCGCATGCGAATGGAAGTGCTCTTCACACTTGCAGTTCAAATTGGAATGTTCTTTTTATTAGGTTTGGATCTGACAACATACTTCATGTGTTACTTTGCTTTTGGTTTTACCTGGTCCGCTCTTCAATACGCCGACCACGCTTACAGTGTCCGCGATATTAGAAACGGGGCCTGGAACCTAAAAGTTCACCCGATTACAAAAGCTTTCTTTTTAAATTACCACGACCACCTTGCTCACCACCAACACCCGAACGTTCCTTGGATTCACCTGCCAAAATTTGTGGACCCTAATGTAGAAAAACCAGCATTCCTGGCCATTTATTTAAAAATGTGGAAAGGTCTGGTGAAGTTGGATCAAAACGAACCAGCTCCTATCGACGCTGAACTCGACAACTTAATTGAAAGAGAAAATTTCACGAACTAA
- a CDS encoding DUF4105 domain-containing protein — MKKLLKITLFGALILLVGLMLKGPTQDRTSDAYFSWKSQHEHELAINRLHQEAILNPNFHFDHLELVEVAPGKRYFSLWGHMMLRFAGSGGADPDQDLVLSFLADFNDFPVDDWKASTGGYVVMPKIGTVAQYKTEYIQGEGRTIFFHPIHATKEKEQLLLTTLRNWIKDPTLPGGYSFFYNNCVSLMTKLLVEAKLLPRMGLYGYWPKYVPRQYSQEGLIDYE, encoded by the coding sequence ATGAAAAAACTGCTAAAAATCACCTTGTTTGGTGCCCTCATCCTGTTGGTGGGGTTAATGCTCAAGGGACCGACCCAGGACCGCACCTCTGATGCGTATTTTTCCTGGAAATCCCAGCACGAGCACGAACTGGCGATTAACCGTCTTCACCAGGAAGCGATTCTTAATCCCAATTTTCATTTTGATCATTTAGAGTTAGTCGAAGTGGCGCCGGGAAAAAGATATTTTAGTCTTTGGGGTCACATGATGCTGCGTTTTGCAGGATCGGGTGGAGCAGATCCAGACCAGGATTTGGTTCTTAGTTTTCTTGCCGACTTTAATGATTTCCCGGTTGATGACTGGAAAGCTTCAACTGGTGGCTATGTTGTGATGCCAAAAATTGGAACAGTGGCCCAGTATAAAACGGAGTACATTCAAGGTGAAGGGCGAACGATTTTCTTTCACCCAATTCACGCTACCAAAGAAAAAGAGCAACTGCTTTTAACGACACTGAGAAACTGGATTAAAGACCCTACACTTCCTGGTGGCTATTCATTTTTCTATAACAATTGCGTAAGCCTTATGACTAAACTTTTAGTGGAAGCAAAGCTCTTACCAAGAATGGGCCTTTATGGTTATTGGCCGAAATATGTTCCAAGACAATACTCTCAAGAAGGATTGATTGATTATGAGTAG
- a CDS encoding phosphatase PAP2 family protein, translated as MSRDKIATMPDLERFKVICLYVTLSTIAFAVIYGWCNQQAALSPVRYSMYTQWELSIPLIPWMIYPYISLNLLFVVAAFVLKEVSSVKGFCTSLIVGAIVAGFVFYFFPGQLGFVRETVPGYEQYFDFMFSIDHPHNLFPSLHVTYSTLAIFAMIEQTTNKIFHAFMWVWLVLISASVVFVHQHHLFDIVTGFILALVIYKLVYEKIHNTKRA; from the coding sequence ATGAGTAGAGATAAAATCGCCACGATGCCGGACCTTGAAAGATTTAAAGTCATTTGTCTTTATGTCACTCTTTCAACGATTGCCTTTGCTGTGATTTATGGATGGTGTAACCAACAGGCCGCACTTAGCCCGGTCAGATACTCGATGTATACTCAATGGGAATTATCAATTCCTCTGATTCCATGGATGATCTATCCCTATATTTCTTTAAATCTTCTTTTTGTTGTCGCTGCTTTTGTTTTAAAGGAAGTGTCGTCAGTTAAAGGTTTTTGTACTTCACTGATCGTTGGTGCAATTGTTGCGGGTTTTGTTTTCTATTTTTTCCCGGGGCAATTGGGGTTTGTGCGCGAAACAGTTCCTGGTTATGAACAGTATTTTGATTTTATGTTCTCAATTGATCATCCACATAACTTGTTTCCAAGTTTACACGTCACATACTCAACCCTGGCGATTTTCGCTATGATTGAGCAGACAACAAATAAAATCTTTCATGCTTTTATGTGGGTATGGTTGGTTTTGATTTCAGCTTCTGTCGTTTTTGTTCACCAGCACCATCTTTTTGATATTGTGACAGGATTTATCCTGGCGCTGGTGATTTACAAATTAGTCTACGAAAAAATTCACAACACTAAGAGAGCATAA
- a CDS encoding aromatic ring-hydroxylating oxygenase subunit alpha — protein MTETLKTLAERDGELIHHWYIACLSSELTDKPFETIIYDTKIVLFRDQNKKAVCLLNKCLHRHAELGKGEVVKGELHCPYHGWTYNNQGLVTSVPSEGDTQVKGKRCQKSYPVIEQDGVIWVFFGDSEKAGSVKPWVFPHAQDSSWSHYFMVTDFNNEVTNLVENFMDVPHTVYVHKGWFRNKGLKKVPITVETKDGGVLVTYHQKDDNIGVLIRPLLNPKNDPMEHTDHFIFPNTTRVDYSFGSNYKYIINSSCTPVGSMKTRVYTYIAYKIPVIGKFIKPFIHYYTRQVIEQDVWIMDVQGRNLNPNENWNFQSTPADEPHLQIERLRSLGRAGDPRVYTTEKKSDATIWI, from the coding sequence ATGACTGAGACGCTTAAAACACTTGCAGAACGAGATGGTGAATTAATTCACCACTGGTATATTGCGTGTCTTTCAAGTGAGCTCACTGACAAACCTTTTGAAACTATTATCTACGACACAAAAATCGTTTTATTCCGCGATCAAAATAAAAAAGCAGTTTGCCTTTTAAATAAATGCCTGCATCGCCACGCTGAGCTTGGAAAAGGTGAAGTGGTTAAAGGTGAACTTCATTGTCCTTACCATGGATGGACTTATAACAACCAGGGATTGGTCACAAGTGTTCCTTCGGAAGGAGACACACAAGTTAAAGGAAAGCGCTGTCAGAAATCTTATCCGGTCATTGAACAAGATGGAGTGATTTGGGTCTTTTTTGGTGACAGTGAGAAAGCTGGTTCTGTTAAGCCGTGGGTTTTCCCTCATGCCCAGGACTCAAGCTGGTCTCATTATTTTATGGTGACTGACTTTAATAACGAGGTCACTAACCTGGTCGAAAACTTTATGGACGTTCCTCACACGGTGTATGTTCATAAAGGATGGTTTAGAAATAAAGGATTAAAAAAAGTTCCCATTACGGTTGAAACTAAGGATGGAGGAGTCTTGGTGACTTACCATCAAAAAGACGACAACATTGGAGTTTTAATCAGGCCATTGTTAAATCCTAAAAACGACCCAATGGAGCATACAGATCATTTTATTTTCCCTAATACGACAAGAGTCGATTACTCATTTGGATCAAACTACAAATACATTATCAATTCTTCATGCACTCCAGTAGGAAGCATGAAGACCCGTGTTTACACTTATATCGCTTATAAAATCCCGGTTATCGGAAAGTTTATCAAACCTTTTATTCATTACTACACCAGACAAGTTATTGAGCAAGATGTGTGGATTATGGACGTTCAAGGAAGAAACTTAAACCCGAACGAAAACTGGAATTTTCAATCAACTCCGGCCGATGAACCTCATTTACAAATTGAACGCTTAAGAAGCTTGGGACGCGCAGGAGACCCGCGCGTTTATACAACAGAGAAAAAAAGCGACGCTACGATTTGGATTTAG
- the ybeY gene encoding rRNA maturation RNase YbeY: MDHVISALEAVLAANLKKNPHFAGVKEVTMTMTLCGKTKIRTLNREYRQKDYVTDVLSFPVYENLRPDKKPREKNLSQMDLGDLVICREKALSQAREFEITYEQEVVHLAVHGFLHLLGFDHEISDKEEKIMEAHESALVGQIYKKLKSKK; this comes from the coding sequence ATGGACCACGTGATTTCTGCCTTAGAAGCTGTCCTGGCCGCTAATCTTAAAAAAAACCCTCATTTCGCAGGTGTCAAAGAAGTGACCATGACTATGACTCTTTGTGGAAAAACAAAGATCAGAACGCTTAACCGCGAGTATCGACAAAAAGACTATGTAACAGACGTTCTTTCTTTTCCAGTTTATGAAAATTTGCGCCCTGATAAAAAGCCCCGCGAGAAAAACCTTTCTCAGATGGATCTGGGCGACTTAGTCATTTGTAGAGAAAAGGCCCTGTCTCAGGCCCGCGAATTTGAGATAACCTATGAGCAGGAAGTGGTTCATCTGGCGGTGCACGGGTTTTTACACCTGCTAGGTTTTGACCATGAAATTTCTGATAAAGAAGAAAAGATCATGGAAGCTCACGAGAGTGCCCTTGTTGGACAAATTTATAAAAAACTTAAGAGCAAGAAATAA
- a CDS encoding acyl-CoA desaturase, translating into MSLTVEQKDKLLGIKPRFFFAIMLPFILCIALGFYVWKLPFVWQDFFIFFVFYQIALFGISVGNHRYFSHKSFKATPFFEFLLFFTSAVAFQTPAICWAAVHRKHHHHSDKGEDPHSPYFKEGRALSFWEGFWHAHVMWIFGLDTLGIIKKYTQDFYHNERLVNWHRFHMFIGISFLIIPGFIEAAMLGEFSSDNILRGIFWGGLFRVMLLHNAVFLINSWGCHRGIGYRRNETNDQSTNNPLLFPFILGEAWHNNHHGSQTSANNAQRAIDIDPHFWMLKGFEKLGWVSDIKDAHKS; encoded by the coding sequence ATGTCGTTAACAGTAGAACAAAAAGACAAACTTTTAGGAATCAAACCTCGCTTCTTTTTTGCGATCATGCTTCCTTTTATTCTTTGTATTGCTTTGGGCTTCTACGTTTGGAAACTGCCTTTTGTCTGGCAGGATTTTTTTATTTTTTTCGTTTTTTATCAAATAGCTCTTTTTGGAATTTCAGTCGGAAACCACCGCTATTTTTCTCATAAGTCTTTTAAGGCAACGCCCTTTTTTGAGTTTTTGCTTTTTTTCACATCGGCCGTCGCTTTTCAGACTCCGGCCATCTGTTGGGCCGCAGTTCATAGAAAGCACCACCACCATAGCGATAAAGGTGAAGACCCACATTCTCCTTATTTTAAAGAGGGGAGAGCTTTAAGTTTTTGGGAAGGGTTCTGGCACGCACATGTTATGTGGATTTTTGGATTAGACACATTAGGTATTATAAAAAAATACACTCAGGATTTTTACCATAATGAAAGACTGGTAAACTGGCATCGTTTTCATATGTTCATTGGGATTTCATTTCTCATCATTCCAGGTTTTATTGAAGCGGCGATGCTGGGAGAGTTTTCGAGCGACAACATTCTTCGTGGGATTTTCTGGGGCGGACTTTTTAGAGTTATGCTCCTGCATAATGCTGTCTTTTTGATTAATTCGTGGGGCTGTCACCGCGGTATTGGTTATAGAAGAAATGAAACCAATGACCAAAGCACAAACAATCCACTGCTTTTTCCTTTTATTTTAGGCGAAGCCTGGCACAACAATCACCACGGTTCACAAACCAGCGCCAACAATGCTCAAAGGGCCATCGATATCGACCCGCACTTCTGGATGCTTAAAGGTTTTGAAAAACTGGGATGGGTATCAGATATCAAAGACGCGCATAAGTCTTAA
- the prfB gene encoding peptide chain release factor 2 (programmed frameshift), which produces MELNEKRLDIKTYAEKLDLLRRSLEIEKKLNRLEEISRIEAMDGFWDDAPNAAKIQKEKSVLEEVTTTYTHLKQLYDDFDVLWEFATTENDESSAVEAIEGYKNFLIEFTHAEQKVLLSHELDPNNAIVTVNAGAGGTESCDWAYMLLRMVIRWAESKKFKVQILDTQEGDSAGIKSATVTITGPYAFGLLKSESGVHRLVRLSPFDSAGRRHTSFASLFVSAEIDDTIEIEILDKDLRIDVYRAGGSGGQGVNTTDSAVRITHLPTNIVVVCQNERSQLQNKAQAMKVLRSRLYELEMEKRRVKEAEAEANKKDIAWGAQIRSYVLHPYKLVKDHRTDFESSQAEKVLEGDLDDFIDAFLRWTVEEGTKSDVH; this is translated from the exons ATTGAACTCAACGAAAAACGCCTCGATATCAAAACCTACGCGGAGAAATTAGATCTTCTGCGGAGGTCGCTT GAGATTGAGAAAAAACTCAATCGATTAGAAGAAATCTCTCGCATCGAAGCGATGGATGGTTTTTGGGATGACGCTCCCAATGCTGCTAAAATCCAGAAAGAAAAATCAGTTCTGGAAGAAGTCACCACTACATACACTCACTTAAAACAACTCTACGATGACTTTGATGTTCTTTGGGAATTTGCAACCACAGAAAACGATGAGTCTTCGGCAGTAGAAGCGATCGAAGGTTATAAAAACTTTTTAATCGAATTCACTCATGCTGAACAAAAAGTTCTTCTTTCTCATGAACTTGACCCAAACAACGCTATCGTAACAGTAAATGCTGGTGCCGGTGGGACAGAGTCGTGTGACTGGGCCTATATGCTTCTGCGTATGGTTATCCGCTGGGCGGAATCAAAAAAATTCAAAGTGCAAATCCTCGATACACAGGAAGGGGATTCAGCCGGGATCAAGTCGGCAACAGTGACGATTACTGGTCCATACGCTTTTGGTCTTTTAAAATCTGAATCTGGGGTGCATAGACTTGTTCGTCTTTCGCCATTTGATTCAGCAGGAAGAAGACACACGTCGTTTGCTTCACTTTTCGTTTCAGCGGAAATTGATGACACGATCGAGATTGAAATCCTGGATAAAGATTTACGTATCGACGTTTACCGCGCCGGTGGTTCGGGTGGTCAGGGTGTAAACACGACGGACTCTGCTGTTCGTATTACTCACTTACCAACTAACATCGTCGTTGTTTGTCAGAACGAAAGATCACAGTTGCAAAACAAGGCGCAGGCGATGAAAGTTCTCCGCTCTCGTTTATATGAACTGGAGATGGAAAAAAGAAGAGTTAAAGAAGCTGAAGCTGAGGCCAATAAAAAAGATATCGCATGGGGAGCGCAGATTAGATCTTACGTTCTTCACCCTTATAAACTGGTCAAAGACCACCGCACAGATTTTGAGTCTTCTCAGGCGGAAAAAGTCCTGGAAGGTGATTTGGATGATTTCATCGACGCGTTTTTAAGATGGACAGTCGAAGAAGGGACAAAGAGTGATGTCCACTAA
- a CDS encoding fatty acid desaturase, translating to MERTLQSFKRQDVPSELLLGPSISRLYLDLICDWIVVIAACYLMYNTSAYLYPIWAIIIAGRLHAFGVILHDVCHMNLHNKTIHMRILEIFSGYIIGKSANAMAYHHIRHHRDTLKDNDPYYNINKKCIGVVRFWLTMKKGLFFVPFWIARTFFAPFALVFPKLRNPYGRIFLQDVSGKDLSKDREILTCIYEDLPIMAFHCVLYYLALTRFEFLIYCYYLVIPAGGVFCIYRLLIEHEYNIVQDRSVYTMIESTFDHHMNFFERFFIGPHNIGYHCLHHIHPHVGLHHLPKLRQWYLDNSKQYQEKYLNPIKLTWRQDLFGGIHQEK from the coding sequence ATGGAAAGAACGCTTCAATCATTCAAGCGCCAGGATGTTCCCAGTGAACTTCTTTTAGGTCCCAGCATTTCAAGGCTTTATTTAGATTTGATCTGCGACTGGATCGTCGTTATTGCCGCTTGTTATCTGATGTATAATACCAGTGCCTATTTGTATCCCATTTGGGCGATCATTATTGCCGGACGCCTGCATGCTTTTGGCGTGATTCTGCACGATGTCTGTCATATGAATTTGCACAACAAGACAATCCACATGAGAATCCTGGAAATCTTTTCGGGTTACATCATCGGAAAAAGTGCTAATGCCATGGCCTATCACCATATCCGCCATCACCGCGATACACTTAAAGACAACGATCCTTATTACAACATTAACAAAAAATGTATTGGTGTCGTCCGCTTCTGGCTCACCATGAAAAAAGGACTTTTCTTTGTCCCTTTCTGGATTGCCAGAACATTCTTTGCACCTTTCGCCTTGGTTTTCCCGAAGCTGCGCAATCCTTACGGGCGCATTTTCCTGCAAGATGTTTCAGGAAAAGATCTTTCTAAAGACAGGGAAATCTTAACTTGCATTTACGAAGACCTGCCTATCATGGCCTTCCATTGCGTTCTTTACTACCTGGCCCTAACTCGCTTTGAATTTTTAATTTATTGCTACTACCTGGTTATTCCAGCTGGCGGTGTTTTTTGTATCTATCGCCTTTTAATTGAGCATGAATACAATATCGTTCAAGACCGCTCAGTCTACACAATGATTGAGTCGACTTTTGATCACCATATGAATTTCTTTGAAAGGTTCTTTATAGGGCCACACAATATTGGATATCACTGCTTGCACCACATTCATCCCCATGTAGGACTTCATCATCTTCCAAAACTGAGACAATGGTATCTGGATAATTCAAAACAATATCAGGAAAAATATCTCAACCCGATAAAGTTAACCTGGAGACAGGATTTATTTGGCGGGATTCATCAAGAGAAATAA
- the coaE gene encoding dephospho-CoA kinase (Dephospho-CoA kinase (CoaE) performs the final step in coenzyme A biosynthesis.): MKKLKSKWITKDQSSRLYNIPVPIVALTGGIATGKSTVAQMFRDENIPVIDADRLVKGIYSQKESFDFVFKNFKDAIIDEAIHFKTLRELAFKTPENQLLLETYIYSRMPDAFSSAYGAFEPHGFVVYDVPLLFEKKLNEKTDLAVCTYAPRSIQLERLVKRDNISTELAENILSKQMDIEEKKKRSDLFIENMADFLTLEKNFRQLLTTLCE, translated from the coding sequence ATGAAAAAGCTAAAAAGTAAATGGATTACTAAAGACCAGAGCTCTCGCCTCTACAATATCCCAGTGCCGATTGTGGCGCTGACAGGAGGTATTGCAACTGGAAAGAGCACGGTGGCGCAAATGTTCCGCGATGAAAATATTCCGGTGATTGATGCTGATCGATTGGTTAAAGGGATCTATTCGCAAAAAGAGTCATTCGATTTTGTTTTTAAAAACTTTAAAGATGCCATCATTGATGAAGCTATTCATTTTAAAACACTAAGAGAGCTGGCGTTTAAAACTCCTGAAAATCAGCTTTTACTTGAGACTTATATTTACTCGCGTATGCCCGATGCTTTTTCGAGTGCCTATGGCGCCTTTGAACCTCATGGCTTTGTTGTCTATGATGTTCCCCTATTGTTTGAAAAAAAGCTCAACGAAAAAACGGACCTCGCTGTCTGCACTTATGCTCCACGCTCTATTCAACTTGAGCGCCTGGTAAAACGCGACAACATTAGTACTGAACTGGCGGAAAATATTCTTTCCAAACAAATGGATATTGAAGAAAAAAAGAAAAGGTCTGATCTCTTTATTGAAAACATGGCAGACTTTTTGACGTTAGAGAAAAACTTCCGTCAACTCCTCACCACTCTTTGCGAATGA